From the genome of Agromyces intestinalis:
CTCCATAGCGCCTTCGTCGACGAGCACGATCGCCAGCTCGGCATCGGCGTGCACGTGCATCGCGTCGAGGGCGTAGACCGCGAGGCGCTGCAGCGCGGCCTCGTCGACCTCGATCGCCGACTCGTTGTTGATCTCGATGCTCACTTGGTCCTCTCGAAGGTCGGCGTGGTCACGATGCGGTCGGCCGTCGCCCGCTCACGCCCGCGGCCGCGGGGGCTGGTGGTCGCGTGGCATCCGCCCGCGCCGTTCGGCGCGATTCGCGAATTCGCGCGCCTGGTCGCGTTCGAAGCGCTGCGCCTGGGTGCGCTGGTCGTACTCGGTGTAGGCGTCGACGATGCGACCGACGAGCGAGTGACGCACGACGTCGTCGCTCGTGAGCCGCGAGAAGTGGATGTCGTCGATGCCGTCGAGGATGCGCGTCACGAGCCGAAGGCCCGATGCCCCGCCGGGGAGGTCGATCTGCGTGATGTCGCCCGTGACGACCATCTTCGAGCCGAAGCCGAGGCGGGTGAGGAACATCTTCATCTGCTCGGGCGTGGTGTTCTGGGCCTCGTCGAGCACGACGAACGAGTCGTTCAGCGTGCGGCCGCGCATGTACGCGAGCGGTGCGACCTCGACGGTGCCCGACGCCAGCAGCTTCGGCACCAGCTCGGGGTCCATCATCTCGTTGAGCGCGTCGTACAGCGGGCGCAGGTACGGGTCGATCTTGTCCGTCAGCGTGCCGGGCAGGAACCCGAGGCGCTCGCCGGCCTCCACGGCCGGACGGGTCAGGATGATGCGGCTCACCTCTTTGCGCTGCAGCGCCTGCACGGCCTTCGCCATCGCCAGGTACGTCTTGCCGGTGCCCGCGGGGCCGATGCCGAACACGATGGTGTGCTCGTCGATCGCGTCGACGTATTCGCGCTGCCCCTCGGTCTTCGGCCGGATCGACTTGCCGCGGCTCGACACGATGACCTGGCTCAGCAGTTCGGAGGGCCGTGCCGCGGGGTCGGCGTCGAGGATGCGCGCCGAGGTGCGCACCTCGGTCGGCGTCGGGTCCTGGCCGTTGCGCACGAGCTCGAGCAGCTCTTCGATGAGCCGCCGCACGCGCACGCGCTCGGCCTCGCCGCCGCGGATGGCGATCTCGTTGCCGCGCACGTGCACGGTCACGCCGGGGTACTCGCGTTGGATCGACGAGAGCAGTCGGTCTTGCGGGCCGAGCAGACGCACCATCGCGACGCCGTCGATGCTCAGCCGCTCCTCGTCGGGCGACTCGGTGATGGGCTCAGCGCCCGGGTCGGGTTCAGCCGCCGGCAAGCGTGCCCTCCTCGAGTCCCCCGGCGAGCACGTGGGCGTGCACGTGGAAAACGGTCTGGCCGGCCGCGGGGCCGGAGTTGAAGATCAGTCGGTAGTCGCCGTCGGCGAGGTCGGATGCCACGCCCTTCGCCACTTCGACCAGTTCGACGAGCAGGGCGGGGTCGCCCGCGGCGAGCTCGGCGACATCGCGGTAGTCGCCCGATTTGGGCGTCACGACGACGTGCACCGGCGCCTGGGGCGCGATGTCGTGGAACGCGATGACGCGCTCGGTTTCGGCGACGATCCGCGCGGGGATCTCGCCGGCGGCGATGCGCTCGAAGA
Proteins encoded in this window:
- a CDS encoding PhoH family protein; translation: MVRLLGPQDRLLSSIQREYPGVTVHVRGNEIAIRGGEAERVRVRRLIEELLELVRNGQDPTPTEVRTSARILDADPAARPSELLSQVIVSSRGKSIRPKTEGQREYVDAIDEHTIVFGIGPAGTGKTYLAMAKAVQALQRKEVSRIILTRPAVEAGERLGFLPGTLTDKIDPYLRPLYDALNEMMDPELVPKLLASGTVEVAPLAYMRGRTLNDSFVVLDEAQNTTPEQMKMFLTRLGFGSKMVVTGDITQIDLPGGASGLRLVTRILDGIDDIHFSRLTSDDVVRHSLVGRIVDAYTEYDQRTQAQRFERDQAREFANRAERRGRMPRDHQPPRPRA
- a CDS encoding HIT domain-containing protein — protein: MTDTADRPTVFERIAAGEIPARIVAETERVIAFHDIAPQAPVHVVVTPKSGDYRDVAELAAGDPALLVELVEVAKGVASDLADGDYRLIFNSGPAAGQTVFHVHAHVLAGGLEEGTLAGG